Within the Micromonospora citrea genome, the region CTCGGCGTGCGCCCCCACCTGATGTACCTGCGCGAGAACGTGTCCGTGCTCCGGGCCACCGCCGCCGCGCTCGACGGCGACGTGCCGGACCTGGTCCTCTACGACGACTTCCCGTTCGTCGCCGGGCAGTTGCTGGCCGCCCGTTGGCGGCGACCGGCGGTGCGGCTGAGCGCGGCCTTCGCGTCCAACGAGCACTACTCGTTCTCCCGCGACATGATCGCCCTCGCCGGCACGATCGACCCCCTGGACCTGCCGGTGTTCCGCGACACCCTGCGCGACCTGCTCGCCGAGCACGGCCTGTCGCGGTCGGTCGTGGACTGCTGGAACCACGTCGAGGAACTCAACCTGGTCTTCGTCCCGAAGGCGTTCCAGATCGCCGGCGACACCTTCGACGACCGGTTCGTCTTCGTCGGGCCGTGCTTCGACGACCGGCGCTTCCTCGGCGAGTGGACCCGCCCGGCGGGCGACCTGCCGGTGGTGCTGGTCTCGCTCGGCACCACCTTCAACGACCGGCCCGAGTTCTTCCGCGACTGCGCGCGGGCGTTCGACGGCCAGCCCTGGCACGTGGTGATGACGCTCGGCGGGCAGGTCGACCCGGCCGCCCTCGGCGACCTGCCGGCCAACGTCGAGGCGCACCGTTGGGTCCCGCACGTCAAGGTGCTCGAACAGGCGACGGTCTGCGTGACGCACGGCGGGATGGGCACCCTGATGGAGGCGCTGTACTGGGGGCGCCCGCTGGTGGTCGTGCCGCAGTCCTTCGACGTGCGGCCGATGGCCCGGCGCGTCGACCAGCTCGGACTCGGCGCGGTGCTGCCGGGCGAGAAGGCCGACGGCGACTCGCTGCTCGCCGCCGTCGAGGCCGTCGCGGCCGACCCCGCGCTGATCGCCCGGGTCGAGGCCATGCGGGGCCACGTCCGCCGGGCCGGCGGCGCGGCCCGCGCCGCCGACGCGGTGGAGGCGCACCTGGCCCGCGCCCGGTGAACCCGCCCGCGCCCGACCGGCCGCGCCGGTGAAAGCGCCGCGCCCGACCGGCCGCGCCGGTGAAAGCGCCGCGCCCGACCGGCCGCCCGGTGAACCTGCCTTCGCCCGACCTTTCGCGCCCGGCCGCCCGCCTTCGCCCGGCCGGCCGCGCCGGTGAAAGCGCCGCGTGCCGACCGGCCGCGCACGGCGCGGCCCGGTGGGCGGGGCGGCGGTCGTCGGCGCGGTGCGCTCAGCCGGCGGCGGGCACCGCAGGCGGGCCCGCGGGGACGGTGCCGTCGCGGAGCTGCGCGGGACGCAGCTGCTCGGCCAGCAGGGTGCGGTACCGCGCCACGAGCGGCTCGCCGGCCGGCCGCGCGGCGAGCCACCCGCCGACCAGCCGGGCCCCCTCGACGTACGTCACCGAGTAGGCCCGCCACAGCGGATCGGTCAGGAAGGTGGCGATCTGCGCGGCGCGGTCGCGCGGCAGCAGCAGCCACCGGTGCAGGTGCTCCACCGCGTCGTCGATCGACGCCCCCCGGTCGTGCAGCAGGACCGCCGCGTCCTGCCGGGCCGGCATCAGCTCGTTGACCAGCCCCACCATCC harbors:
- a CDS encoding macrolide family glycosyltransferase, producing the protein MAHLLIVNVASHGLILPTLTVVTELVRRGHRVSYVTAGGFAEPVRAAGATVVPYRSEIIDADAAEVFGSDDLGVRPHLMYLRENVSVLRATAAALDGDVPDLVLYDDFPFVAGQLLAARWRRPAVRLSAAFASNEHYSFSRDMIALAGTIDPLDLPVFRDTLRDLLAEHGLSRSVVDCWNHVEELNLVFVPKAFQIAGDTFDDRFVFVGPCFDDRRFLGEWTRPAGDLPVVLVSLGTTFNDRPEFFRDCARAFDGQPWHVVMTLGGQVDPAALGDLPANVEAHRWVPHVKVLEQATVCVTHGGMGTLMEALYWGRPLVVVPQSFDVRPMARRVDQLGLGAVLPGEKADGDSLLAAVEAVAADPALIARVEAMRGHVRRAGGAARAADAVEAHLARAR